From the genome of Chlorocebus sabaeus isolate Y175 chromosome 2, mChlSab1.0.hap1, whole genome shotgun sequence, one region includes:
- the SYS1 gene encoding protein SYS1 homolog, producing MAGQFRSYVWDPLLILSQIVLMQTVYYGSLGLWLALVDGLVRSSPSLDQMFDAEILGFSTPPGRLSMMSFILNALTCALGLLYFIRRGKQCLDFTVTVHFFHLLGCWFYSSRFPSALTWWLVQAVCIALMAVIGEYLCMRTELKEIPLNSAPKSNV from the exons ATGGCGGGTCAGTTCCGCAGCTACGTGTGGGACCCGCTGCTGATCCTGTCGCAGATCGTCCTCATGCAGACCGTGTATTATGGCTCGCTGGGCCTGTGGCTGGCGCTGGTGGACGGACTGGTGCGAAGCAGCCCCTCGCTGGACCAGATGTTCGACGCCGAG ATCCTGGGCTTTTCCACCCCTCCAGGCCGGCTCTCCATGATGTCCTTCATCCTCAACGCCCTCACCTG TGCCCTGGGCTTGCTGTACTTCATCCGGCGAGGAAAGCAGTGTCTGGATTTCACTGTCACTGTCCATTTCTTTCACCTCCTGGGCTGCTGGTTCTACAGCTCCCGTTTCCCCTCGGCGCTGACCTGGTGGCTGGTCCAAGCCGTGTGCATTGCACTCATGGCTGTCATCGGGGAGTACCTGTGCATGCGGACGGAGCTCAAGGAGATACCCCTCAACTCAGCCCCTAAATCCAATGTCTAG